The Dyadobacter sp. 676 DNA window GACTACAAAATCCATCCTTAACTCCCTCACCGGCAAGGGAATCATTTCCGCACAGCAGGCGGACAGCATTGCCTCGTTCGAAGGCGAAAAAGCTTTTTCCGTTCACGGCGAATTGCGCGCTATCCTGTATGTGGGGATTCTGCTTTTCAGTTCGGGCGCTGGCGTCCTGATCTATGAAAACATCGACACCATCGGGCATCAGGCCATTATCGCCGCGATCGCCCTCATTACGGCCGGCTGTTTTTATTACACCTACAAGCACAGCCAACCCTATACCCACGGGCAGGCCGACGACCCGAACAAGCTGGTCGGCTATGTGCTTTTGCTGGGCTGTTCGACGTTTTTGGGGCTGGAAGGTTATCTGCAATTCCAGTATAACCTTTTCGGAACGCGCTATGGCCTTGCGGCCATTATTCCCACGGCCCTTTTTTTCTTCTGTGCCTATCGTTTCGATCACCGCGGTGCATTGTCGATGGCGATTACCGGCCTCGCATCATGGCTTGGACTCACAATCGCGCCGCTTTCCGTGCTGTCGGCCAATGATTTTTCGGACGGCAAACTGATTATCCCGGCCATTGCACTGGGCTCCGTGCTGACGGCCGTGGGCTGGATTTCGGAGGAGCAAAACGTAAAAAAACACTTCGCGTTCACGTACATGCTCATGGGCGGCAATCTGGCGTGCATTGCCGCGCAGATCGAACTGTTCAACCATAGCGCGAAACTGTTATATTTTTTTATCGGCATAGCCCTATGCTGTTTCTTTGTGCTGCGAGCCCGTCGGGCCCAGTCGCTGCTGTTCCTGCTCATGGGCACTGTTTACGGTTATTGTATTGTCACATATGTCATCTTCACCAATCTCGGGGCGGATGCGGCGTTGGGTCTGGGGATTTTCTATTTCCTCTTTTCGAGTGTGGGCGTAATCTACTTTCTGTTGAACTTTAAAAAATTCCTGGGAATTAAAAAATGATAAAGGCATACAACCAAACCTGGGTTGAAAACCTGCACATTCAGCGCCGGGCCTCGGAATGGAAATCTAAAAATCTCCTTACCGCCGACCAGGAAGAGCAGGTAAAGGCGCTGCTACCCGAAAAGTTTTACCGCCCGGGCATTTTTGTGAAAATCGGCTTGTTTTTCTTCGCTGTTATCGCCTGCTCGTTTTTCGCCGGTTTGCTGTCTCTGTTCGTGGGTGACACGGGCTCCGATGTCAGTTTCTCCACCGCGAGCCTGATCTGCTGCGCCTGCTTCCTTTTCTATCTCGAATATCTGATTAGAACCAAAAATCTCTTTCATTCGGGCGTCGATAATGCATTGTTGTATGCCGCCGTCGTTGCCGCCATGGTGCCTGTTTTCCTGCTTTTTGAACATGCGCCGCTGTGGCTGTACTGCGTTATCGCGCTGGCTCTCGTCATCCCGGCCACATTACGCTACGCCGACCTTCTCGGCCCGATTGCCATTTTTGGCCTGGTATTCACGATCGTGGCCGAGCTGATGATGAAGTTTACGGCAGGCAAAGCCCTTTTGCCGTTTGCGGTAATGATTTTGTCGGGAAGCATTTATGTGCTGGCACGGCAAAGCAGGGATATTTATTATAAAGAATGTCGTCAGATTTTGGAAGTGCTGTCGCTCGCCACATTCTATCTCGGCGGCAACTATCTCGTGGTAAGGGAATTGAATGCGGTGATCAACGGCCTGAACTTATCCGTTGCACCGCAAATCGCCTTTGCCCCGTTGTTCTATTTCTTTACGTTCGTTATCCCGGTAGCGTACGTAATATTCGGATTAAAGAATGCCGACCGTATACTTTTGATCGTCGGGCTGGTCGCATTCGCCTTTTCCGCTTATACCTATCTTAACTATTTCAGCCCGCTCAGCGCCTCGCAGGAGCTTGTGCTCGCGGGAACACTCCTGATCTCCGCCGCAATAGCACTCATTAAATATTTGAAAACACCCAGAGGTGGAATTTCCGACGAGCAGGATCGCAGGAATAGCCTGGCAAATCTTCAGGCAATCATCGCGGCACAGCAACTCGGGGTCTCGCCCGGTGAACAGGGACTTGAATTCGGCGGGGGCAATTTCGGTGGCGGGGGTGCAGGTGAGGTTTATTAATTGGGTAAAAATTTGGAACTTGCGGCAGTTACATACCGAAACCTTATCATGAAAAAACTGTTTGCATTAACGCTTCTGAACCTGATTTGCTTCCAAACTTTCGCACAATCCAAAACATCGGGGAATCCCGTATTCCCCGGCTGGTACGCCGACCCGGAGGGAATCATTTTTAACAAAACATTCTGGATTTACCCTACTTATTCAGCACCTTACAACAAGCAGGTGCATATGGACGCATTCTCTTCGAAGGACCTCATCACCTGGACCAAACATTCCGGCATTATCGACACTTCGGCCATCAAATGGGCCAAAAGGGCTATGTGGGCCCCCTCAATCATAGAAAAAGACAAGAAATATTACCTGTTTTTCGGGGCCAACGACATCCAGAACGACAATGAAAAGGGCGGTATCGGCGTAGCGGTGGCCGACCGACCCGAGGGACCATTCAGGGATTACCTCGGTAAACCCCTGATCGACAAGTTCCATAACGGCGCGCAGCCTATCGATCAGTTTGTGTTTAAAGACAAGGACGGCCAGCATTACCTTTTCTATGGCGGCTGGCGGCATTGTAACGTAGCCCGGCTGAAAAGCGATTTTACCGGCTTTATTCCCTTCGAGGATGGTACCATATTCCGCGAAATCACCCCCAAAGGCTATGTGGAAGGCCCGTTCATGTTTATCCGTAACGGCAAATACTATTTCATGTGGTCGGAAGGCGGCTGGACCGGCCCCGATTACTCGGTGGCATACGCAGTGGCGGATTCGCCTTTCGGGCCGTTTGAGCGCGTGGGGAAAATCCTGCAACAGGACCCCAAAGTAGCAACCGGTGCCGGTCACCATTCCGTCATCCAGGTGCCGGGAAAAGATGAGTGGTATATCGTTTACCACCGCCGCCCGTTGACCGAGACGGACGGCAACCACCGTGAAACTTGTATCGATGTGATGACATTCGACGAAAAGGGCATGATCAACCCGGTGAAAATCACCAAAGAGGGCGTCAAAGCCGTTCGTTTAAACTGAACTAAACCCTGTGCTGAAAAATCTCTACCGAAGCGTGTCCCCGGCAAAGGGCCCCGCCGCCACCCTCCTGTTATCGGCCGTTTTAATGCTCCTTGCAGTTACTTATGGTGCGGGGCAGCGTTTCGATGCGGTGCTTTTCGGTAAACTGCCGCAAGACTACCAGCTTTATCCGCGCGACGGTAACAGCGAGGCAAAAGTGCCCATAGCGGGAGTGGTGGAAACTCCGGGCTGGAAGTATGTTTCGGTACAGGTATTCCGCAATAACCAACCCTTCCAATATTGCAAGGGAAATATTCAATACGGATCCGGCGAAAAAGGTGTTTTCGGCACGGAGGCGACCATCAGGGCCGAGCGGGCCAATTATGATTTCAAGGTATACCTCTGCAAAGACACCGACTCGACGCTGGTCGTCACACGTACCCGGGTGGTAAGCGGCGACGTGTATATTCTCTCGGGCCAGTCCAATGCCACCTGTTTTTTCGGTGAGCCGGATACCAGCATGTTTTGCAGGACTTTCGGAAAAATTACCGATATCCTCAATACCGCGACATACGACCCCGCCGACACGCTCTGGACGCTTTCGAATATGCATTCCTACAATAACGGCGTAGGAACAATGGGCTTTGAAATCCAGAAACAACTGATGGAGCATTCGGGAATACCCAATTGCCTCATCAACGCGGGCTACCACTGGTCATCGGCCTATTCCCATTCCCGCCGGACAGAAAACAACCCTACAGACCTCACGAACGGCTACGGCCGCATGCTCTACCGCGCCCGGAAAGCGGGCGTTGACCACGCGGTAAAAGCATATATTTTCAGACAGGGCGAAAGCGAAGCCTACAACGAGGGCGGCGATTGGGAAGGGAATTTCGATATTTTGTATAAACACCTCAAATCCGATTTTCCGGCATTGCAAAAGTTTTATGTCTTTCAAATCGATGTCATTTACTACCCGTCGTTTGCAGGAGCCATCCTGCGCGATTACCAGCGCCGGTTGCCTGATATTTATCCCGACATCGTCACGCTCGCCACGGTCGGCACCACCGGTTTCGACGGCCTGCATTATAACCGCGAAGGCAACAAACAAAGCGGAGTCGAGCTTTCGAGACTTATGCTTCGCGACTTTTACGCATCGGCCGACACGTTCAACATCACGTCGCCGAGCATTAAAAAAGTCTTTTATTCTTCACAAAAAAATAGGCTCACGCTCGTATTCGACGAAAGTCAGCAATTGAAATACCCGGAACCTTACAAGCACAAAGACGGCCCGTTACTGGACATGAAAGACTTCTTCTTCCTGAATGGCCAGGCGGGGGCTGTTACTGGCGGGCGGGCAGAGGGCAACCGGGTCACCCTCGACCTGAGCAGCCCGCAAAATGCCTCTACGCTCAACTACCTGCCGCTTTATGTCGAGCAGGGAGGGCCGTATTTCCCATTCCTGGGCCCGTGTATTACCAACGCAACGGGCATGCGCGCTTTCACGTTTTTCAACTTCCCCATCGCCAACGCGCTGGACGGGACCGTTCTGACCGCCCGGAGCGACAGCAGCGGGGGCGTTAAGCTTTCTTGGCATGCGGTGCCCGGCGCCACGGGATATATTCTGGAACGGAAATTTGGCGATGCGACCCATTTTTCAATGCTCGCCCGGGTGGCGGGTAATGTCGCCGAATGGACTGACACGCCGGGCGAAACGCATCTGACGATCACCTACCGCATTACTGCGGTGAGCGAGGTGTCGGAATCGGCCGGGCCGGCTTATGCCGAAGTAGCACCGACGCTGATTTTGGGAACGGAAGAAGATCCGGTGGCAAATTTTACAGTATTTCCGAATCCGGCGCAGCGCGGTGAAACTGTCACTATTAAATTTGCGACGCCGGCGACGGGCCTTATCGGCCTCTTCGACCTGCATGGCCGTTATTTATCGGGGCAAAAGGTTTCGGGCGGAGAAAGCAGGCTCACCGTCCCGCGGCATGTTACGGGAGTACACTTTATCCAGTTTGAAAAAGGGAACCGGGTTTTTGCTAAAAAACTATGGGTCAGGTAATTTAAACATATAACAATAAGCGTTGCCGCGGCGGAAACGGCCGAAAACCTGTAACGTGCAGCCTGTACCGGGAATTCTTATGGCTGTTTTTGACTTTATACGTTATTGGAATGATTTTTGCTGACAATGGCAAAACCACCGTTTCTCTACCCGTCCGACATTAGCCCTGAACGACATGCACATCAGCAGATATGAAGAACAGATTGAACCCGAGTTGACCAAATGGCAACTCAAAATGCAAAAGCGGCCTAATTTCATCGACAGGACCTCCAAGAAAGTTCAGGACAAAATCAACGACATCATTCCCGACAAGGTACATCAGGTAATCACAGGCACGATCAAACAGATGGTCCGCGGCGTGCTGACCGGCGCTGAGTACACTACCACACAAAGCACTCCCGGCGCTTCGCTCGAAGAGATCGAAACCGCTGTCCGCAGAAAAATCGATTTCTATAAAAAGGCGGGGGCGGCCGAAGGGGGTATTACCGGTGCGGGCGGATTCTGGCTGGCCCTGGCCGAGTTCCCGATCCTGATAGGCATCAAAATCAAGTTGCTTTTTGAAATAGCCGCGCTCTACGGCAGGCCAGTTAACGACTACCGGGAACGGCTTTTTATACTCCACATTTTCCAGCTGACTTTTTCGAGCCAGAAAGGAAGGCAACAGGTATTTTCGCAAATGATCCGGTGGGACGAGCGCAGCAGGGAGCTGCCCGACGACATTCACCAGTTTAACTGGAAGACATTCCAGCAGGAATACCGTGATTACATCGACCTCGCGAAAATGGCGCAGCTGATCCCGGGGATCGGCGCGGCCGTAGGCGTGATCGTGAATTACCGCCTCCTCGACCAGCTCGGGAAAAACGCTATGAATGCCTACCGGATGCGGTGGTTCGAAGAGCGGATGCCGGGAGGAGAAAGAACACTGCTTTCCCCGACAACCCGATAAACTAAGTTAAATGCAATTTGTAACCCATTGAATGAGCGCTAAGAAAAAGCAGTACATATACGGCAAAAGTCTGGATAACGGCCTTCTGGCAGTTTATAATGGATATATTTTCTTCATCCGCTTCTTTCGCGAGATCTTTCGCGGCAGAATGGAATTCCAGGAAATCGTCAGACAATGCTACGCCATCGGCAACCGGTCTCTGGTACTGATCAGCCTCACCGGCTTTATTACCGGGATGGTGTTTACCAAGCAATCCCGCCCTTCGCTATCCGAGTTCGGGGCGACTTCCTGGCTGCCTTCCCTTGTCGCCATCGCAATCGTACGGGCGCTCGCGCCGCTGGTGACGGCGCTCATCAGTGCCGGCAAGATCGGGTCGAGTATTGGTGCCGAGCTGGGTTCGATGCGGGTAACCGAGCAGATCGACGCGATGGAAGTGTCGGCTGTAAATCCGTTTAAATTCCTGGTTGTCACCCGGGTGATCGCATGTACGGTCGCTATTCCCGTGCTGATGTTCTATTGCGCGCTGGTGAGCCTGCTGGGTGCATTCCTGAACGTTACCCTGAACGAAGGCACGAGTTTCATAGCGTTTTTCCAGAATGCATTCGAACAAATCACCTTCCTGGACATCTGGACATCGGTTGCGAAAGCGATCGCCTACGGTTTTACGATCGGCATCGTGGGCAGCTACCAGGGATATAACGCGAACAAGGGCACGGAAGGCGTCGGTAAGGCGGCTAACTCGGCCGTGGTGATCTCGATGTTCCTCATTTTCATCGAGGAAGTGATCATCGTACAGGTATCCAATTATTTCAGAGTTTAAAATGGAAGAAGATTTCAAACCCGGCGAGCCGGTAATCGAGGTACGCGACCTGTATAAATCGTTTGGCGATCTGCATGTGCTGCAAGGCGTGGACCTGACCGTCAATAAAGGCGAAAATATGGTTGTACTGGGCCGGTCGGGCACGGGGAAATCGGTATTGATCAAAATAATGGTGGGGTTGCTCAAACAAGACCGGGGGCAATGTGTGGTACTGGGGAAAGAAGTCTCCAACCTGTCGGGCGGCGATTTGCGCGACCTGCGCCTGAAAATCGGGTTTTCTTTCCAGAACAGTGCTTTATACGACAGTATGACGGTACGCGAAAACCTCGAATTCCCGCTCGTCCGGAATATCCCGAACCTTAGCCGAGCGGAAATCGACGAGCAGGTGGAATATGTGCTCGACGCCGTAGGCTTGCTCCAGACGATCAACCAGGTCCCGGCCGAGCTTTCGGGCGGCCAGCGCAAACGGATAGGCATCGCACGGACGCTGATCCTGAAACCGGAGATTATTCTCTACGACGAACCGACGGCCGGACTCGACCCCATTACCTGCCTGGAAATCAACGAGCTGATCAACGAGGTAAAGGAGAAGTACCAGACCACCTCGATCATCATCACACACGATCTCACATGCGCGAGGGCGACGGGCGACCGCATTGCAATGCTCCTCGACGGCAAGTTCCTGAAAACGGGCACTTTTGAAGAAGTATTCGATACCGACGAAGAGCGGATCAAGAGTTTTTACGATTATAATTTTATCCAGTAGTAATGGCAACATCAACCCAAAGATCTGTTAAAGTAGGCCTTTTCGTCGTCATAGGTATTCTCATTTTCGTGGTGGGAATACTCACTATCGGTAGCATGAAAAAGGTTTTTTCTTCCACTATTACCGTAAAAACCATCTTCGACGATGTAAACGGTCTCAAAGCCGGCAACAACATCTGGTATTCGGGGGTGAAGATCGGGACGGTGAAAAGCATCCGGTTCCTGACCAACTCGAAGGTGGAAGTGATGCTGAACATCGAGGAAAAGTCAAAGGAGTTCGTGCGTAAAAACGCGAAAGCCAAGGTAAGCACCGACGGACTGATCGGTAACAAGATCATCGTGATCTACGGCGGCACACAAAAAGTGCCTTCCATCGAAGACGGCGACGAACTGCTCGTCGAGAAAATCGAAAGTACCGAAGAAATGCTGGCCGTGCTTTCGGAAAACAACAAAAACCTGCTGGGCATCACCAGCGCGTTCAAGACCATCAGCAAGAATATTCTCGCAGGAAAAGGTACCGTGGGCATGCTGCTTAACGACGAACGTTTGTACAACGACCTCGACCAGACGTTAGGCGCCATGAAAAAAGCATCCGTCAATGCGCAGGCACTGACCGCCTCGCTGGCCGGCTATACTGCCAAACTGAACGAAAAGGGCGGGCTCGCCAACGACTTTGCGACCGACACGGTGATCATGAAAGACCTGCGCAGCAGCATTGCCAGGCTGAACGAAACGGTTTCATCGGCGAATGTGATGGTGAACAATCTGAAAACCGCCAGCGCCGATCTCAATTCCAACAAAACCAGTCCGCTGGGTGTGCTGTTGCATGATGAAGCCACCGCCGCGAACTTGAAAGAGACATTGAAAAACCTGGAAAGCACCACAGAAAAGCTGGACGAAAACATGACCGCGTTGCGTTCGAACTTCCTTTTCCGCAGATATTTCCGCAAAAAAGCAAAAGAAGAAGCCAAGCAACCGGCCAAAGAGGACGTAAAAGAGCAGGAGAACCAATAAATGTGATAGTTTTGCGGAAACAGGTTATGTGATCGAAGCATTTCTTCGAAACCTTACTCCCGCTAATCGAGCTTCTGAAAACTTTTAACACAAACCGATGGCCTTACAACTCAATCCCGCCCTGGACCTCGCCTACATCGACCAGGCCTACGGAGAAGACCCTGTAATCCTGTACATGATTTTTGACGCGTTCCTGAGCGACTCCCTCCCGCGATGGCATTCGCTGCAAAACGCGCTGGAAGCCGGCGATCTCCAGGAATCGGCCAGCATTGTGCATGGACTGAAACCCTCGTTTACGATGACAGGGCTTACCTACTTGAGACCGAAAGTAGAAGAGCTCGAAAAAGCCATCAAAAACGACGAACCGGCCGAAAAGCTGATGGAGATGTACCGGTCGATTTCGGCGGAGATCGACGAATTGGCCCCTATTCTGGAATCGGAGTCGGAGCGGTTGAAACAGTTATAAAAAATACCATTCGGGAAATAGGGGCGCATTGCCGGAAGGCTATGCGCTTTTCCTTTTCGCCTTCTCCCAGGCCGCGCTTTGCAAGCCTCTGAAATACCGGTTAATGCCCGCCAGTACGGCATAATTCATCATGCAAAAATAATAAGGCACAAAAAGCGCCTTTACCTTGATCCTCCGTCGTTCGAGCCCCCACCCTGCCAATGCCAGCAGGTAAAATAG harbors:
- a CDS encoding sialate O-acetylesterase — encoded protein: MLKNLYRSVSPAKGPAATLLLSAVLMLLAVTYGAGQRFDAVLFGKLPQDYQLYPRDGNSEAKVPIAGVVETPGWKYVSVQVFRNNQPFQYCKGNIQYGSGEKGVFGTEATIRAERANYDFKVYLCKDTDSTLVVTRTRVVSGDVYILSGQSNATCFFGEPDTSMFCRTFGKITDILNTATYDPADTLWTLSNMHSYNNGVGTMGFEIQKQLMEHSGIPNCLINAGYHWSSAYSHSRRTENNPTDLTNGYGRMLYRARKAGVDHAVKAYIFRQGESEAYNEGGDWEGNFDILYKHLKSDFPALQKFYVFQIDVIYYPSFAGAILRDYQRRLPDIYPDIVTLATVGTTGFDGLHYNREGNKQSGVELSRLMLRDFYASADTFNITSPSIKKVFYSSQKNRLTLVFDESQQLKYPEPYKHKDGPLLDMKDFFFLNGQAGAVTGGRAEGNRVTLDLSSPQNASTLNYLPLYVEQGGPYFPFLGPCITNATGMRAFTFFNFPIANALDGTVLTARSDSSGGVKLSWHAVPGATGYILERKFGDATHFSMLARVAGNVAEWTDTPGETHLTITYRITAVSEVSESAGPAYAEVAPTLILGTEEDPVANFTVFPNPAQRGETVTIKFATPATGLIGLFDLHGRYLSGQKVSGGESRLTVPRHVTGVHFIQFEKGNRVFAKKLWVR
- a CDS encoding MlaD family protein; the encoded protein is MATSTQRSVKVGLFVVIGILIFVVGILTIGSMKKVFSSTITVKTIFDDVNGLKAGNNIWYSGVKIGTVKSIRFLTNSKVEVMLNIEEKSKEFVRKNAKAKVSTDGLIGNKIIVIYGGTQKVPSIEDGDELLVEKIESTEEMLAVLSENNKNLLGITSAFKTISKNILAGKGTVGMLLNDERLYNDLDQTLGAMKKASVNAQALTASLAGYTAKLNEKGGLANDFATDTVIMKDLRSSIARLNETVSSANVMVNNLKTASADLNSNKTSPLGVLLHDEATAANLKETLKNLESTTEKLDENMTALRSNFLFRRYFRKKAKEEAKQPAKEDVKEQENQ
- a CDS encoding ABC transporter permease encodes the protein MSAKKKQYIYGKSLDNGLLAVYNGYIFFIRFFREIFRGRMEFQEIVRQCYAIGNRSLVLISLTGFITGMVFTKQSRPSLSEFGATSWLPSLVAIAIVRALAPLVTALISAGKIGSSIGAELGSMRVTEQIDAMEVSAVNPFKFLVVTRVIACTVAIPVLMFYCALVSLLGAFLNVTLNEGTSFIAFFQNAFEQITFLDIWTSVAKAIAYGFTIGIVGSYQGYNANKGTEGVGKAANSAVVISMFLIFIEEVIIVQVSNYFRV
- a CDS encoding DUF2157 domain-containing protein; this encodes MTTKSILNSLTGKGIISAQQADSIASFEGEKAFSVHGELRAILYVGILLFSSGAGVLIYENIDTIGHQAIIAAIALITAGCFYYTYKHSQPYTHGQADDPNKLVGYVLLLGCSTFLGLEGYLQFQYNLFGTRYGLAAIIPTALFFFCAYRFDHRGALSMAITGLASWLGLTIAPLSVLSANDFSDGKLIIPAIALGSVLTAVGWISEEQNVKKHFAFTYMLMGGNLACIAAQIELFNHSAKLLYFFIGIALCCFFVLRARRAQSLLFLLMGTVYGYCIVTYVIFTNLGADAALGLGIFYFLFSSVGVIYFLLNFKKFLGIKK
- a CDS encoding glycoside hydrolase family 43 protein, with product MKKLFALTLLNLICFQTFAQSKTSGNPVFPGWYADPEGIIFNKTFWIYPTYSAPYNKQVHMDAFSSKDLITWTKHSGIIDTSAIKWAKRAMWAPSIIEKDKKYYLFFGANDIQNDNEKGGIGVAVADRPEGPFRDYLGKPLIDKFHNGAQPIDQFVFKDKDGQHYLFYGGWRHCNVARLKSDFTGFIPFEDGTIFREITPKGYVEGPFMFIRNGKYYFMWSEGGWTGPDYSVAYAVADSPFGPFERVGKILQQDPKVATGAGHHSVIQVPGKDEWYIVYHRRPLTETDGNHRETCIDVMTFDEKGMINPVKITKEGVKAVRLN
- a CDS encoding ATP-binding cassette domain-containing protein — encoded protein: MEEDFKPGEPVIEVRDLYKSFGDLHVLQGVDLTVNKGENMVVLGRSGTGKSVLIKIMVGLLKQDRGQCVVLGKEVSNLSGGDLRDLRLKIGFSFQNSALYDSMTVRENLEFPLVRNIPNLSRAEIDEQVEYVLDAVGLLQTINQVPAELSGGQRKRIGIARTLILKPEIILYDEPTAGLDPITCLEINELINEVKEKYQTTSIIITHDLTCARATGDRIAMLLDGKFLKTGTFEEVFDTDEERIKSFYDYNFIQ
- a CDS encoding EcsC family protein, whose product is MHISRYEEQIEPELTKWQLKMQKRPNFIDRTSKKVQDKINDIIPDKVHQVITGTIKQMVRGVLTGAEYTTTQSTPGASLEEIETAVRRKIDFYKKAGAAEGGITGAGGFWLALAEFPILIGIKIKLLFEIAALYGRPVNDYRERLFILHIFQLTFSSQKGRQQVFSQMIRWDERSRELPDDIHQFNWKTFQQEYRDYIDLAKMAQLIPGIGAAVGVIVNYRLLDQLGKNAMNAYRMRWFEERMPGGERTLLSPTTR
- a CDS encoding Hpt domain-containing protein; this translates as MALQLNPALDLAYIDQAYGEDPVILYMIFDAFLSDSLPRWHSLQNALEAGDLQESASIVHGLKPSFTMTGLTYLRPKVEELEKAIKNDEPAEKLMEMYRSISAEIDELAPILESESERLKQL